The Ornithodoros turicata isolate Travis chromosome 7, ASM3712646v1, whole genome shotgun sequence genome includes a region encoding these proteins:
- the LOC135400163 gene encoding sodium- and chloride-dependent glycine transporter 1-like, whose amino-acid sequence MRHNDPHLQYWSGSAQFYAMAYLCTTGLTNLTWFPYAVYKRGRGTYLIIYTIITAVFVIPLMYLEAMIAQFSHAGNRGVFESAPIFAGVSYTMAYFQVVTTITGAFTISYAFLYLFRVSENPLPWELCTAAGGSNCYSVSGNKVCKWVYQNLSSKYREAHVEQGIPLPMDGAAVVIPTEILINETVDCTPGVVSSVALFHKEHILGLSAGMGEIGQFHVEMAIASAITWLIIYALIIFHATSIRLVAYSIIASRAFTIAFIVSKVLAYPGDNCGIHEIFKTNFVDLFSIDLWRQATERSIYSVGCSATFLRLMSWNLFNNNFRVNVLVIAWLDFGTTVVTTAMVFLLFGLIADATHSSINNLVLSMDAPFVTILEALAVLEPQRDFVILYCTLVILMGVGRMVLVPEMTIEVLLVDFPSLKRHNVFLKLLFCVFSYSCGLLFCTSVGPYVIVLLEYYLCKILGLLLTIVEVTALVYVYGLRRLLLDCKVMTHKCPHWTLQLMWCVIPFVLTVFYVVGFAAATDIAYDQYFYPPWSKAIGIGLALTGLGIIPCYAISLLMTNKSNMRVCLAPSRAWGPNIDAHVCSEYMEKVVRCYKSNNKTLSSLTKITTSEKGPSTELATDYPSDVSTTVTTCVTAPQKTDKSITQINKNPQLSKRFLDTKR is encoded by the exons ATGCGCCACAACGACCCGCACTTGCAGTACTGGTCCGGATCGGCCCAGTTCTACGCCATGGCCTACCTGTGCACCACGGGCCTCACGAACCTTACCTGGTTCCCATACGCCGTGTACAAGAGGGGAAGAG GCACATACCTGATTATCTACACCATCATTACGGCTGTGTTCGTCATTCCCCTGATGTACTTGGAGGCTATGATAGCCCAGTTCTCGCATGCTGGGAACCGTGGTGTCTTCGAATCCGCACCCATTTTCGCCG GAGTGAGCTACACAATGGCCTACTTCCAAGTAGTGACTACCATCACGGGAGCTTTCACCATCTCGTACGCATTCCTTTACCTGTTCAGGGTCTCGGAGAATCCCCTCCCGTGGGAATTGTGTACAGCTGCCGGAGGATCAAACTGTTACAGCGTCAGCGGTAACAAG GTCTGCAAATGGGTCTACCAAAACCTGTCGTCCAAGTACCGTGAAGCGCACGTAGAGCAGGGAATTCCTCTTCCGATGGACGGTGCGGCAGTTGTGATCCCCACGGAGATACTGATCAACGAGACCGTAGACTGTACTCCCGGAGTAGTGAGTTCCGTCGCACTGTTCCACAA AGAACATATCCTTGGTCTGAGCGCTGGAATGGGAGAGATCGGACAATTTCACGTGGAGATGGCTATCGCATCGGCGATCACGTGGTTAATCATATATGCGCTCATTATTTTCCACGCCACTTCGATTAGACTG GTAGCTTACTCCATCATAGCCTCCCGTGCGTTTACCATCGCATTCATCGTCTCCAAAGTGCTCGCGTATCCCGGTGACAACTGTGGGATCCACGAGATCTTCAAGACGAATTTCGTCGATTTGTTCAGTATCGAC CTGTGGCGGCAAGCGACCGAACGCAGCATCTACAGCGTCGGGTGTTCGGCAACATTCCTGAGGCTCATGAGCTGGAACTTGTTCAATAATAACTTCCGCGT GAATGTCCTCGTCATTGCGTGGCTGGATTTTGGCACAACCGTCGTCACCACCGCCATGGTGTTTCTCCTGTTCGGTCTGATAGCGGATGCGACGCATTCAAGCATCAACAACCTGGTGCTCT CGATGGATGCTCCCTTCGTTACAATATTAGAAGCCCTTGCTGTGTTGGAACCTCAGCGGGACTTTGTAATCTTGTATTGTACCCTCGTCATTCTCATGGGCGTCGGCAGAATG GTTCTTGTTCCGGAGATGACCATCGAAGTTCTGCTTGTAGACTTCCCATCACTGAAGAGGCACAACGTATTCCTCAAGCTGCTGTTCTGTGTATTTTCCTATTCGTGTGGCCTCTTATTCTGTACATCG GTGGGACCATACGTGATAGTACTTCTGGAGTACTACCTGTGCAAGATCTTGGGTCTCCTCCTCACAATCGTTGAAGTAACCGCTCTGGTTTACGTGTACG GGCTACGGCGCTTGCTGCTGGACTGCAAGGTGATGACGCACAAGTGTCCCCACTGGACACTCCAACTGATGTGGTGTGTCATACCTTTCGTGTTAACG GTCTTCTACGTGGTCGGCTTCGCAGCAGCTACAGATATTGCTTACGACCAGTATTTCTACCCTCCCTGGTCCAAGGCGATAGGAATAGGGTTGGCGCTGACGGGACTCGGTATCATTCCATGCTACGCAATTTCATTGCTTATGACCAACAAATCG AACATGCGAGTATGCCTGGCGCCATCGCGGGCATGGGGTCCCAACATCGATGCCCATGTCTGTTCCGAGTACATGGAGAAAGTGGTTCGTTGCTACAAGTCGAACAACAAGACTCTCTCGTCTCTAACCAAGATCACGACGTCCGAAAAAGGGCCATCTACGGAGCTAGCCACTGACTACCCGTCAGACGTCAGCACCACAGTGACTACATGTGTCACTGCACCTCAGAAGACTGACAAATCAATCACGCAAATCAACAAAAATCCTCAGCTTTCTAAACGGTTTCTAGATACTAAGCGATGA
- the LOC135400164 gene encoding retinol dehydrogenase 13-like isoform X1, with product MFSANFLPTFSAGQKKACMVFFLGLMGLYTLRKLCEYSWGRCRSKRSMAEKTVIITGANSGIGKATAMELARRGARVIMACHSVSSALIAAAEVRQITSIDKVILRYLDLASFTSIRAFAKYVHEHEARVDVLINNAAVYNCDFMRTADGLETQMEVNYLGHFLLTNLLLDVLKASRPSRIIVVTSLLYVDGRIQLPDLVMNERNYDARQAYADSKLACALLVRELSKRLQGTGVTSYAVSPGLVNTSLGRYSKISWYSYLILLPLSLFLLRTPEQGCQTVVDCAVDEKYEKESGMFYRNCRMNPWHPTALDAHLARDLWNTSKLLTEQPASPPEPEVAQEALV from the coding sequence ATGTTCAGCGCTAACTTCCTTCCCACGTTTTCTGCTGGACAGAAAAAGGCCTGCATGGTGTTCTTTCTTGGCCTCATGGGCCTCTACACACTAAGGAAGCTCTGCGAATACAGCTGGGGTCGTTGTCGCAGCAAGAGATCCATGGCTGAAAAAACCGTCATCATAACTGGAGCCAACTCTGGTATCGGAAAAGCGACCGCAATGGAACTCGCTCGCCGTGGCGCCAGAGTCATCATGGCGTGCCACAGCGTGAGCAGCGCTTTGATCGCGGCTGCTGAGGTCCGTCAGATAACCTCCATAGACAAAGTCATACTTCGATATCTGGACCTGGCATCATTCACTTCCATTCGCGCTTTTGCCAAGTACGTCCACGAGCACGAAGCACGGGTCGACGTCCTCATCAATAACGCTGCTGTCTACAACTGCGACTTCATGCGAACCGCTGACGGACTTGAAACTCAGATGGAGGTTAACTACTTGGGACACTTCCTTCTGACCAACCTCCTCCTCGACGTCTTGAAGGCCTCCCGGCCAAGTCGGATAATAGTTGTGACGTCACTTCTTTACGTGGATGGCCGGATCCAGTTACCAGATCTCGTCATGAATGAAAGAAACTACGACGCTAGACAAGCGTACGCCGATAGCAAACTGGCATGCGCACTGTTAGTGCGCGAGCTTTCGAAACGTCTGCAAGGCACTGGCGTAACGTCGTACGCTGTAAGCCCAGGATTAGTGAACACCAGTCTAGGAAGGTATTCCAAGATCTCCTGGTACAGCTATCTGATACTGTTGCCCCTGTCGCTGTTCTTGCTGCGTACGCCGGAGCAAGGATGTCAAACGGTCGTCGACTGCGCCGTTGACGAAAAGTACGAGAAAGAAAGCGGCATGTTCTATAGAAACTGTCGGATGAATCCGTGGCATCCAACTGCGCTTGACGCTCATCTCGCGAGAGATCTTTGGAACACGAGCAAGCTCTTGACTGAACAACCAGCGTCGCCCCCTGAGCCGGAAGTGGCTCAGGAGGCACTAGTATAG
- the LOC135400164 gene encoding retinol dehydrogenase 13-like isoform X2 — translation MVFFLGLMGLYTLRKLCEYSWGRCRSKRSMAEKTVIITGANSGIGKATAMELARRGARVIMACHSVSSALIAAAEVRQITSIDKVILRYLDLASFTSIRAFAKYVHEHEARVDVLINNAAVYNCDFMRTADGLETQMEVNYLGHFLLTNLLLDVLKASRPSRIIVVTSLLYVDGRIQLPDLVMNERNYDARQAYADSKLACALLVRELSKRLQGTGVTSYAVSPGLVNTSLGRYSKISWYSYLILLPLSLFLLRTPEQGCQTVVDCAVDEKYEKESGMFYRNCRMNPWHPTALDAHLARDLWNTSKLLTEQPASPPEPEVAQEALV, via the coding sequence ATGGTGTTCTTTCTTGGCCTCATGGGCCTCTACACACTAAGGAAGCTCTGCGAATACAGCTGGGGTCGTTGTCGCAGCAAGAGATCCATGGCTGAAAAAACCGTCATCATAACTGGAGCCAACTCTGGTATCGGAAAAGCGACCGCAATGGAACTCGCTCGCCGTGGCGCCAGAGTCATCATGGCGTGCCACAGCGTGAGCAGCGCTTTGATCGCGGCTGCTGAGGTCCGTCAGATAACCTCCATAGACAAAGTCATACTTCGATATCTGGACCTGGCATCATTCACTTCCATTCGCGCTTTTGCCAAGTACGTCCACGAGCACGAAGCACGGGTCGACGTCCTCATCAATAACGCTGCTGTCTACAACTGCGACTTCATGCGAACCGCTGACGGACTTGAAACTCAGATGGAGGTTAACTACTTGGGACACTTCCTTCTGACCAACCTCCTCCTCGACGTCTTGAAGGCCTCCCGGCCAAGTCGGATAATAGTTGTGACGTCACTTCTTTACGTGGATGGCCGGATCCAGTTACCAGATCTCGTCATGAATGAAAGAAACTACGACGCTAGACAAGCGTACGCCGATAGCAAACTGGCATGCGCACTGTTAGTGCGCGAGCTTTCGAAACGTCTGCAAGGCACTGGCGTAACGTCGTACGCTGTAAGCCCAGGATTAGTGAACACCAGTCTAGGAAGGTATTCCAAGATCTCCTGGTACAGCTATCTGATACTGTTGCCCCTGTCGCTGTTCTTGCTGCGTACGCCGGAGCAAGGATGTCAAACGGTCGTCGACTGCGCCGTTGACGAAAAGTACGAGAAAGAAAGCGGCATGTTCTATAGAAACTGTCGGATGAATCCGTGGCATCCAACTGCGCTTGACGCTCATCTCGCGAGAGATCTTTGGAACACGAGCAAGCTCTTGACTGAACAACCAGCGTCGCCCCCTGAGCCGGAAGTGGCTCAGGAGGCACTAGTATAG
- the LOC135401761 gene encoding translocator protein-like yields MPAWSEHVRLASWPLLPNLANVYGYNVILAKSLHVQTRALVPRWFPTGLSQVTLWAAYNVTMGNASYLVYRDGGGLEGVARLPMAAYVISVCYSCAWPVVFYRHLHFKLALFDIGMLCGLVAAMTCLYRPISNMAAALTVPCFCWLINVAFFNFRVWRNARLYDGNCKSCFDSTAPNIPYG; encoded by the exons ATGCCTGCATGGTCGGAACATGTCCGACTGGCTAGTTGGCCCCTCCTTCCAAACTTGGCAAACGTCTACGGGTACAACGTCATACTCGCAAAGTCTCTGCACGTCCAGACC CGAGCTCTGGTACCGCGTTGGTTCCCAACGGGTCTGAGTCAGGTTACTCTTTGGGCGGCCTACAACGTGACCATGGGCAATGCCTCGTACCTCGTCTACCGAGATGGCGGTGGACTGGAAGGAGTCGCACGCTTGCCCATGGCTGCATACGTCATCAGTGTCTGTTACTCTTGTGCTTGGCCTGTCGTCTTCTACCGTCATCTACATTTCAAGCTG GCGCTCTTTGACATCGGCATGCTGTGTGGCCTGGTGGCTGCGATGACGTGCTTGTACCGGCCTATCAGCAACATGGCGGCCGCACTCACTGTTCCCTGTTTCTGCTGGCTCATCAACGTGGCCTTCTTCAACTTCAGAGTGTGGAGAAATGCTCGCCTCTATGacggcaactgtaaatcatgcTTCGACAGTACTGCTCCAAACATTCCTTACGGATAA